ACCTCGATCAGCTCGATATCGTCTCGCCGTTTGACGGAGGTATCGATAATGGACGAATTGACCACCAACGCGCCGCCGGGACGGATACGCCCTAAAAACGCTTCATAGGAAGGCTGATTGAGCACAATGCCAGCATCGGCTTGCTCAATCACTGGAGAATGAATCTCAGCCGAAGAAACAATGACCGAGCAATTAGCCGTACCGCCGCGCATTTCCGGGCCATACGAAGGGATCCAGCAGATCTCCTGCTCATCCAGCATGCCTGCATAAGCCAGAATCTTGCCGATAAACATAACGCCCTGGCCGCCAAAACCGGCCAGCAAAATTTTGTCCATCATAATTCCGCTACCCCCTTGGCCATTTTCAGCTCGCCCATTTCATACACTGGCAACATGTTCTGCCGCAGCCACTCGAGACTGTCTTTAGGCGACAAGCCCCAGTTGGTCGGACAAGTAGACAGAATGCTGACAAACGCGAATCCCAGACCAGCCTGCTGCACCTTGAAAGCCCGACGAATCGCCTCTTTCGCTTTACGAATATTTTGCGGCGAGTCCACTGACACCGCTGCTACATAGGCAGCGCCCGAAAGGGCCGCCATTACTTTCGGCAGATCGATCGGCTCGCCCACAACGGACGCATCCCGCCCCTTGGGACTCGTAGTCGTAATTTGCCCATCTAATGTTGTCGGCGCCATCTGGCCGCCGGTCATACCAAAAACGGCATTGTTCACCATAATCGAGGTGATCTTTTCTCCCCGCGCCGCGACATGAATGGCGTGACTCGTACCAATAGCCGCAATATCCCCGTCCCCTTGGTACGTAAAGACCATCTGCTCCGGCTTGGAACGCTTGATCCCGGTAGCCACCGCCTGCGCCCGCCCATGCGCGGCGCCAACGAAATCGCAGCTGAAAAAGTCCAGGGAAAAGCCCGCACAACCCACTGGCGCGACGCCAATGGTATCGCCGACAATATCCAGTTCCTCCAGCACTTCGCCAATGAGACGATGAATAATGCCGTGCGTACAGCCGGGGCAATAATGAAAGGGCAGCTCCGTCAAGCCCTGGGGTCTGCCAAATACTCTCTCCATATCTTTAGGCCTCCTTCCGACATTCCGGTGCAAAGGTGCGCATAAAATGCTGCAGCACTTCGTTTTCCGAAGGCAGCATGCCGCCTTGGCGGTTGTACAACTCTACAGGCATAGCGCAGGAAACCGCCAGCTTCACATCTTCGATCATTTGTCCGGCATTGAGTTCCAGCGTCATAATTCCTTTAATCTTACCAGCCAAGCCGTCAAAGGCTTGCTGCGGAAACGGCCAAAGCGTAATCGGCCGAATAAGGCCCAACTTCACGCCCTGCTGACGCGCCGCCAACACGACGCTTTTGGCAATACGTCCGCAAGTGCCGTACCCCACAAGCAGATACTCCGCATCTTCCGTGCAAAAGGCTTCCCAGCGTTGCTCTTTTGCGGCAATAGCGGCAAACTTTTCCTGCCAGCGCAAGCAGTTCGCCTCTCCCGCTTCGTTCGTCAAGCTGTAGCTAACAAGCTTGCGTTTTTCCCGGCCCCGGCAGCCGCCAACCGCCCAATCCTTAGGAGGCAGCTCTTTGGGCTGATACGGATGGCAAGCCACAGGCTCCATCATCTGCCCTAAGAAACCGTCTCCCATGACCAAAACCGGCGTGCGGTACGTATCAGCCAAATCGAAGGCCTCCATCGTCAAATCATACATTTCCTGCCCTTTGGACGGCGCCAGCACAATCAAGCGATAGTCGCCATGGCCGCCTCCTTTAGTGCACTGAAAATAGTCGGCTTGGGAAGGCCCTAAGCCGCCCAGACCAGGCCCGGCGCGGTTAATATTAACCACAACCACCGGCAGCTCCGTCGCCGCCAGATAGGAAAGCCCTTCTTGCTTCAAGCTAAAACCAGGACTGGAGGATGCAGTCATAACCCGCGTTCCTGTAGCAGCAGCGCCATAACACATATTGATAGACGCTACCTCGTCTTCGCCCTGCAGCACCAGGCCGCCCGCTTCCGGCAGATGCTTCGACAAATATTCCACAATTTCCGTGGAAGGCGTAATAGGGTAGCCAAAAAACAGCTTGCAACCCGAACGAATGGCTGCTTCTGCTATGGCTTCATTGCCTTTGATGAGTCTTTTCTCCATGCTTGCCGCCTCCTAACGATAAATCTCAATTGCAATATCCGGACACATCGTAGCACATAAGCCGCAGCCGACACAGGCTTCCGGCTTTACTGGCGTCACAGGAAAATACCCTTTAGCGTTGGTTTTTTCCCCCTGAGCCAAAACCTGTTTGGGACAGGCTTCAATACACAAACCGCAGCTTTTACAGTATTCCGGCAGTACCACAATTTTCGTCATCCTCAATTCCCCTTTCTCGCAGCCAAACAGGCCAAACAAATGGAATGCAGCTTGCCTTCCGGCGTCTCCGCCCGGGACGTCAGCACAATAGGATGGGTGGCGCCCAGCACCAAGCCCGCCATATGCGCGCCTGCATAATACAAAAGCGATTTTCCCAGCACATTGCCGGTTTCAATATTAGGCATCAAGAACAAATCCACTTGACCGGAAATACGGCTGGCAATGCCCTTATGCCGAGCCGCCTCCGGATTGAGCGCCACATCCAGGGCGATGGGACCTTCGATGACGCACGGCGAAAATTCTCCCGCCGCAGCCGCTGCCACCAAGGCTTGCGCATCTACAGTAGCCTGCATCTTCGGATGCACCTGCTCATTAGCAGTCAGAACCGCTACCTTGGGTTCCGCTAAGCCCAGCGCGCGCAGCGCCGCCAAGGCGTTTTTCAAAATCCCTTTTTTCGTCGCCAAATCCGGCGCGATGTTCATGCCGCCATCGGTATGGTACAAAAGACGTTTTTCTCCAGGCACCTCAAAAACCGCTAAGTGACTGAGCAAGCTGCCGCTGCGCAGCCCCTGCTCCGGATGCAGCACCGCTTTGAGAAAATCACTAGTGTTGAGCATGCCCTTCATCACAACCTGCGCCTGACCTTGCCGTACCAAGGACACCGCTTTTAACGCCGCCTGCGCCGGGTCCTTCTCGTCGACAATCCTTGTATCCGCAGCCAAGCCCACTTCCTGCAACATAGGCTTAATTTCCGCAGCATCTCCTACTAAGACAGCCTCAGCAATGCCTGCATCCTGAGCCAGCTTCAACGCCAACAGCACGTCTTTATCCTGCGCCACCGCCACAGCTATCGTCTGCGCCCCTGATTTTTTAGCTTCCGCTAAGGCATGAGCAAAGTTTTCAAGCATAGTTTTTCCTCCTTAGCATCCAACCTTATTCGTAACGCCGCGCCTCTTCCTTCCCGCGCAGTACCCGCAAAGCTCCCAACGCCAGCGACTCCAGTTCTTCCTCGCCAGGAACTACATACACCGGTGCAATAAATTCCACCCGCCGGCGGATGTCCGCCACAATCGCTTCCGCATAAGCAATACCGCCGGTAAGGGCAATAGCGTCCACCTGTCCCTCCAGCACGGCAGCCATAGCGCCAATATCCTTCGCTACCTGATAGGGCATCGCTTCTAGAACCAACTTGGCTTGCGCATCGCCGGCCTCCGCCATCTTCTGCGCCTCTCGCACATCCTTGGTCCCCAGATAAGAATACATGCCGCCTTGGCTGGTCACCTTGGCCCGCATTTCCGCCTCGCTATAGAGCCCGCTATAGCATAGACGCACCAATTGATTGCCCGGCAGCGTACCGCAGCGATCCGGTGAAAAAGGACCTTCATCCATTGCATTGTTCACATCAACAGTCCGTCCATAGCGCTGGGCTGATACGGAAACCCCCGTACCCAAGTGCGCCACAATTAACCGAACTTCCCCATATTCCTTCCCTAAAAGAGAAGCCACTTTTCTCCCTACAGCCTTGCTGTTCAAAGTATGAGACAGGCTCACCCGCGGCAGCTCCGCCAACCCGGAAATACGCGCCACTGGCTCCAGCTCGTCCACAGATACAGGATCAACAATATACGCCGGTATGCCTAGTTTCTCCGCTAAATCCTGCGCCATAGCCGCCCCAAGATTGGAAGCGTGCTCGCCTCGCTGCGCCTGCTGCAAATCAGCAAGCATCGCTTCGTTGACGGCATAGGTTCCGCCCAAAAGAGGCTTAAGCAGCCCGCCGCGAGCCACCACCGCCTGCAGCTGCTCTAAAGAAAAGCCGTTTTGTTCTAACATGTCGACGATCAGCTTCAACCTATACCCATGCTGAGAAAACACCGTCGCAAAATGCGCCAGATCTTCCTCCTTGTGCTCTACGGTCTCTTTGAAGCAAAGCGTCTCGCCTTGAAACAAGGCAATTTTAGTAGATGTCGCTCCTGGATTGATTGCTAAAATATGCTCCATATGTCCTCCTTGTTCCATCCACTGGAACGTTGTTCCTTTTTTCTTGTAAAAAGAAAGCGCTTTTAGAATGCAATCTAAGAACGCTTTTTTTATTGTCAGAATTAACTTGTCTATATTGTAGCAGAGCGGTCAAAGAATCTCAATCCCCAAAATACGTTTTGTGGAAGAGGTAAACAAAGCAGCAACTTCTAGTATTATCGCATGGCTTGAGAGATGGCGGCGGCAGCCCGGCGGACGCCGGCGATAATCTGCGCTTTCTGCTCGCCCTGAATGCGCGACGACGGTCCTGAAAGGCTAATGGCCGCAACAATTTCACCGGAAGCACCCAAGATAGGAGCGGCAATACAAGTAAGTCCCCATTCCAGCTCGTCCTTATCGGTACCATAACCGTCGCGGCGTATCTCCGCCAATTCTTGCTGCAGCACATCCCAAGACGTAATGGTCTTTTCGGTAAAAGCCGGTAAAGGATGCTCTAAAAAACGATTCAAAAACGCTTCCCCAGCATAGGCCAAGAGGCATTTCCCTAAAGCCGAGCAATGCGCTGGCGTTGTTGAGCCAACAGGCGGCGTCAAGCTGAGAATTTTTTGGCTTTCAATTTTATCAATAACAATCTGCCGAGGATACTCTTCGCTGCTGCGATCCAGCACCGCTAAATGCACCCCTTCGCTAAAGGAGTCTGCAAGTTCTTGCGCATAAGGTCTGGCAATACGGTTGATAGGCAGCTTTTCTCGCATGGTCATGGCAATGGAATACAGCTTCAACCCCAGCCAATACCGTCCGGTTTGCATATTCTGCTGCACAAAGCCTTTTTGCTCCAGCGTCGCCAACGTGCGGTGCACGGTGCTTTTATGCAGACCCATCGCTGCGGCGATTTGCGTTACGCCCATCTCTTGGCCGTAATTTTGCAGTACAAGCAGCACTTCCAGCGCCCGATCCACTGAGGAAATCCCCTCTTTTTCACCAGCCATGACGCACCTCCTCGCTGACAAACCTACAGGATCTTGTCCAAAAACTCCCGCGTCCGCTGCTGCTGGGGCGCGCGAAAAATCTGCTCCGGCAAGCCTTCTTCCACGATTTCCCCTTGATCCATAAAAATAACCCGATTGGCTACTTCTCGCGCAAAACCCATTTCGTGAGTAACCACCACCATGGTCATACGTTCTTCCGCCAGCTGCCGCATGGCTTTCAGCACTTCTCCGGTCAGTTCCGGATCGAGCGCCGAAGTCGGCTCGTCAAAAAGCATAATATCCGGCTGCATCGCCAAGGCCCGGGCAATGGCTACACGCTGCTTTTGCCCGCCGGACAAACTGGAAGGATAGCTGTCTTTTTTCACCAGTAAGCCTACTTTATTCAAGAGCTCTTCCGCCAACGGCAAAATCTCGTCTTTCTTCATGCTCTTTACCGTCATCGGCGCTTCGAGCAGGTTCTGCAGCACCGTCAAATGAGGAAATAAATTAAAGTGCTGGAACACCATGCCCATTTTACTGCATATCTGTCTGGCCCGGCCTTCATCCGCGTATTGGCAAGCGCCGCCAGGTCCCGGACCGGCCAACTGCTCTCCTTCAATTTCAAGCAAACCGCTGTCGATCTGCTCCAAGCGGTTCAAGCAACGCAAAAACGTACTTTTCCCCGAACCGGACGGTCCGATGATGGCGACAACCTCGCCTTTTTCTACCTCCAGCGAAATGCCCTTGAGCACTTCTACGCCGGAAAACTGCTTATGTATATCAATGGCTCGAATCATCTTCATTATTGTCACCGCCTATTCTTCGTAGGTATTATAGCGTTTTTCCAGCCATTGGAAGCCCCAAGTGAGCACCAAGGTCATGACCAGATAAAACACAGCCGCCACCAAAAACGGCGTCGTGCTGAAATCTCGCTGCACCAAGGCCCGCGCCGTACGCAGCAAATCATCCATAGCCAATACGTAAATCAAAGAAGTATCCTTAACCAACGTGATGGTCTCATTACTAATCGGCGGCAGCACGCGGCGTATAACCTGCGGCAAAACAATACGGCGCATGGTCTGCACATAGTTCATGCCCAGCACCTTGGCGCCTTCGTATTGACCCTTTTCAATGGACTGAATGCCCGCCCGGAATATTTCCGCAAAGTATGCTGCGTAATTCAGCACAAAAGCCAACATGGCAGCCGAAAAATCAGACAGCTTCACGCCCACATAGGGTATCAGCGGCAATGCAAAATAGACAAACAAGAGCTGCAGCATCAAGGGCGTGCCGCGAAAAAGCCAGATATACATGCCGATAAAGCGTTGCAGCCAGCCATAGCGGGAAATGCGTCCCAAAGCCAGCCCCAATCCTAAGGGCAGCGAAAGCACAATCGTGACAAAAAACATTTTCAGCGTAACAACCGTGCCTTCCAGCATCGGTCCAACGATATTCAAAATATATTCCATTCTACCGTCTCCCATTGATTGTTTTCTTCCAGCACCGCACTAAAGAACCGATGCCTTTCTCATTGTACATGAAGAACGTCTTTCATGCCAGTCTTTCCTGCTTTTACCGCTTGTTTCCTAATTGCTTCCGCAACCAAAATCGTTTACACTAAGAAGGTACATGCTTTATAAAAAGCATAAGTCGCTTTTAACTTTTTCAAGACGCACGTAGATTTTGTTTCAAATATAATACGATAAACGCAACATAAAATAATGGAGGGACTTACATGGATGCCATTACCAAAGTAGAAATCATTACCCGCCCTCATAAGCTGGATGAATTAAAAGAAGCTCTTAACGCCATCGGCGTTACCGGCATGACCGTCAGCCAAGTTTTCGGCTATGGCTCCACCAAAGGCCATACCGAAGTATACCGCGGCCATGAGTACGCCATTAATTTGCTGCCTAAAATCAAAGTGGAAACCGTCGTTTGCGAAGTCCCTGTCGAACGCGTAGTCGAAACCGCGAAGCGCGTCCTCCGCACCGGCGAAATTGGCGACGGCAAAATTTTCATTCACCCCTTAGTCAACGCAGTCCGCATCCGCACGGGCGAAGAAGGACCGGACGCCATCAAAGAACCTACGCGTTCTTGATTTTTTTTACAAACCATCTAGGCAAAGCTATTTTTTCATGATATAGTTGTCACATGCCGACATAGTGGCGACGTAGCCAGTAATAAACACGAAGAATTTTCCTTACGGAAGCTTCGTGTTTGTTACTGGTTTTTTTGTTTTTATTGTATACATTAATCAAGGAGGACAAAACATGGAAATCTCAGTACATTCTCTGGCAGTAGGTTTAGACACTGTATGGGTGCTTCTTTGCGCCGCCCTTGTTTTCTTAATGGAAGCAGGCTTCGCCATGCTGGAAGCCGGTTTTATTCAAAGCCGCAATTCCCTTAATATTATTATGAAGGTGCTTGTAGACTGCGCTGCCGGCATGCTTGGATATTTTGCCGCCGGTTTCGCCCTCATGTACGGCGCCGATGCCGCCGGCCTCATTGGCACGAATGGCTTCTGGGTCAGCGGTGACCTCTCCCATTTGAATCTGAAGATTCCCATCTACGCTTTCTGGCTCTTTCAGGCTGCTTTCGCCATCGCCATGGCTACCATTGTTTCCGGCGCCGTGGCGGAACGCATGAAATTCGCCCCATATATTATCTTTTCCTTTGTAGCTACTGTTGTCATCTACCCCCTGGCTGGCCACTGGGTCTGGAGCAGCGAAGGCTGGCTGAACCAGCTGGGCATGCTGGATTTTGCCGGTTCCGCCGCCATTCACGCCTTGGGCGGCTGGTCCGCTCTGGCTGCCGTTTGGGTACTTGGCCCCCGTACTGGTCGTTTCAACAAAGACGGCAGCGCCAACGTCATGCCCGGTCACAACCTGCCGTTGGCAGCCCTGGGCGCCTTCATCCTCTGGTTTGGCTGGTTCGGCTTCAACCCCGGCAGCACCCTGTCTGGTCTTGATACCAACATTGCCCGCATCGCCGTCAACACCAACTTAGCAGCCGCAGCCGGCGGCATGGCCGCTACGCTTTTAACACTTTTCCGTTACGGCAAAGCCGACCCCAGTATGGCTATCAACGGCGCACTGGGCGGTCTTGTCGCCATCACCGCCGGTTGCGCGTACGTAGAGCCCATCAGTTCCATCGTGATTGGCGCCATTGCCGGCGTGCTCATCATTGCCGCCGTTCCCTTCTTTGACTCCTTGCGGGCGGACGACCCGGTCGGCGCCATCGCCGTACACGGCGTCTGCGGCACCTTCGGCACCGTTGCTGTCGGCGTTTTTGCCGAAAAGGGCGGCCTCCTTTATGGCGGCGGCACAGATCTGCTTTTCATCCAGCTTCTAGGCGTATTGGCCGTTTCCCTCTGGGGCTTCGGCGCCACCTATGCTGCTTTCAGCGCCCTCAAAGCCATCTGCGGCATCCGCGTTTCCGTCGAGGATGAACACGAAGGCCTGGATCTCAGCGAGCATGGCATCACCGCCTACAGCGAACTGGAATATGGCGCCTTAAAGCCTTTGCACCACCCCATCCTGCGCACGACTCCTCGCGCCGCCAAAGAAGAAGAAATCCGTTCGGTCTAGGGTACGAAACTCAGAGTAACTGAGGAACAGAGGAGAACAGAGAAGATTAGAAAGCACAAACCAGCTTGCGCCCTGCGCAAGCTGGTTCGTTTTTTATTCAAACCCATCCCCATATTTTCTCTAAATCCCTCTGCTTACTCTGTTCCTCTGTGTTCCGTTCTCCGTACCCTCCAGCGACTCTTGTTCAATCCCCGTTCGCTGCGTCTCACCGCCCTCCATCTCTTTGCGGCATACCGCTCATTCCCAAGAAGAATTTTCTTTCCTCCAGCAAGTGCAGTACAATGCAAGTGGGAAGAAAAATCCTACCTTTCGAAAGGCGTGAACCCATTGGACATTTTGCATTTGACCTATTTTGTAGAAGTGGCGCGACAAGAAAGCTTTACCAAAGCTTCAGAAACCCTCTTCGTTTCCCAGTCCAGTATCAGCAAGCTCATTAAAAACCTGGAAAGCGAATTGGGCCTGCCTCTGTTCGACCGCACGCCGCGCGGCGTCTGTTTGACAGAAGGCGGCGTCCGCCTCTTTGAAAAGGCCAAAGTCATTTTGGATACGTTTCACGGCATCCATGACGACCTGTCCGTCTTTACCAGCACGCCGCGGGGCCGTTTGCGCATCGGCATTCCGCCGCTGGTACAAACACTGGACAACCTGCCCCGCATTGTCGCGGAATTTAAAATGCTGCACCCGCTAATTCAGCTAAGCCTGATCGAAGTCGGCTCCCGCATGGTGGAGCGTAAGATTGATAACGGCGAATTGGACGTAGGCATCGTCGTTCTGCCGACCAAGGCGGAAGCGGAACTGGAGCTAGTCTCCTTTTTGCAAGAACCGCTGCAGCTTATCGTGCACAAAGAGCATCCCTTAGCCCAACGGCCAGCCGCCGACATTAGCGGCCTGCGCGAAGAATCTTTCGTTCTTTATCGGGATGACTTCGCTTTGCGCGATCACATCATGGATACCTGCCGCACTCACGGCTTTACGCCCAAAATCGTCTGCGAAACCGCCCAGTGGGACTTCATGGTCGATATCGTCGCTTCCAAACTAGGAATTGCCTTTTTGCCGCGCAGCGTTTGCCTAAAAATCCATAACGACAACATTCAAATACTGCCCTTGATCAGTGAAATCAAGCCCTGGCACTTGGCTTTCGCCTGGAAAAACACCAACTTGCATCAGGCTACACGGGCCTGGCTTGAATATGCTTTTCAAATTTTCGGCATCCAGCACCAGGTTTTCAATCTGGCGGAACATCATGATAATTCATAAGGAGGGACTTGCTATGACTCAACGTGCAGGAACCATTTCTTCGAAACCTATGTCTCTTACCAGTATGCCCGACAGTAACGTTACCGCTTTAAGCATGGGAGTATTCAGCATTGCATTATTCCTTGCGCTCGCTGTCGTTTCCACCTTGTTATACCAAGCATTCTAAAAAACACTGAGTAAGATCAAAGCAGCTTTGCCTACTAATCGAAAGCTGTCGGCCGAACGCTTCCACTGAAAGCCGACAGCGCCCAACAAGCCAAAAGACACCTGTGAGCAGCTCACAGGTGTCTTTTGGCTATAGCTCCGCATCTATTGCCAGTGACCCTCTACCGTACCCTCCGGCCACTCCGGTTCTCTTGTTCAATCCCGACCTGCTGGTTCGTATTCTCTGGCTTTATTTCTTCACCGGCTTCACTGGCTTCACTGGCTTGCTCCGCTTCACAGGCTCTTGCTTCCGCGCCTGTCGTTTCAAAAAGCGCCCCTTATTAAGAAAGTACTCTTGCATATCCGCTTGCAAGCTGCGTCGGCACCGTTCCAGCCTGGTCACTTCCCCGGGCGTCACTAAGGAAATTACCATGCCCTCCTGTCCGGCCCTGCCAGTACGCCCGGCTCGGTGCAGATACGTCTGCGGCTCGTCGGGAAAATCCAAATTAATCACATGGGTAACCCCCGGAATATCCAGGCCTCTAGCTGCTAAGTCCGTCGCTACCAACAAGGATATCTTTCCCTTACTGATTGCCTCTAAGGCTTCCTTACGCTCCTGCTTGCCTGCATCCTTACGAAGACCCGCCACCTTTACGCCGTGATGCTGCAGTTTCTCCAGCACCATTTCCAACCGGCCCTGCTGCTCCACAAAAAGCAGCGCCCGCTTGACGTCCAGCGCATGCAACACCTTGCGCAGTTCGTCCAATTTTTCCCGATGCTCCACTTTCACATAGCAATGAACCAACTGCTCCGGCAGCTTCACTTCCGCCGCCGCTTCAATCAAATTGACCGTCTTTTCCAAGCGTTCAATCACTTTTTGCGCCCGCGCCGGCAGCGTAGCCGACACCATCAGCAATTGCCTCTGCGCCGGAACCTCTTTGATCACAAGTTCCACGGTCGGCGAATTTTGTTCATCCAACAGTCGATCGACTTCATCAAGCACAAGCGTACGCACGCTTGTCAAAGACAGCTTGCGTTTACGCAGCAGTTCAAGCACGCGCCCCGCCGAGCCAACCACAATTTGCGGTTTTTTCTTGAGCGCGTCAATCTGCCGTGTCAACGCCGCGCCACCAATTAGAGAGGCCGCCGTCACATCCAAAGCCGCTTCCTTCGCCAATGCGCCCAGTACACGGTAAATTTGCATAGCCAGCTCGTAAGTTGGCGCCAAAATCACCGCCTGAATCTCCTTTTTTCCTGGATCAATACGCTGCAAAAGAGGCAGCAAATACGCCAGGGTTTTCCCTGTTCCTGTAGCGGAACGCGCCGCCACATTTTCTCCCGCCAACACCCGGGGGATCATCTCTTCTTGTATCTGCGTCGGAATCTGCAGCTGCTGCGCGGCTAACGCCTTGACCAAAACTGGCTGCAC
The nucleotide sequence above comes from uncultured Anaeromusa sp.. Encoded proteins:
- a CDS encoding DEAD/DEAH box helicase, whose amino-acid sequence is MSKSFEELGVQPVLVKALAAQQLQIPTQIQEEMIPRVLAGENVAARSATGTGKTLAYLLPLLQRIDPGKKEIQAVILAPTYELAMQIYRVLGALAKEAALDVTAASLIGGAALTRQIDALKKKPQIVVGSAGRVLELLRKRKLSLTSVRTLVLDEVDRLLDEQNSPTVELVIKEVPAQRQLLMVSATLPARAQKVIERLEKTVNLIEAAAEVKLPEQLVHCYVKVEHREKLDELRKVLHALDVKRALLFVEQQGRLEMVLEKLQHHGVKVAGLRKDAGKQERKEALEAISKGKISLLVATDLAARGLDIPGVTHVINLDFPDEPQTYLHRAGRTGRAGQEGMVISLVTPGEVTRLERCRRSLQADMQEYFLNKGRFLKRQARKQEPVKRSKPVKPVKPVKK